Part of the Lucilia cuprina isolate Lc7/37 chromosome 5, ASM2204524v1, whole genome shotgun sequence genome is shown below.
aaggtgtgaataggaccaatattattgtgcgttacaaacatcagcacaaacccaatataccctcactactaaagtggtatagggtGTAAATAtgatagcaatgaaatttgttacaaacaagttctatacaaaacaaaatgtacaaaattttagatGTATCAGTTTATAATTAAggcatataaggttcccttcagaggaccatacgctcacggtttaaacggtgacaattttcatatttgttagtcatagaatttttttctgtgtggttattttttttttttttttgctttttctgaAAGATAGTTAGACGGACTTAgctcaatcgactcagaattttataataacccggagtatatatacatatatattttttgcttttataccgacaaacttatatatattcccaattgaaacatatttttgatataCTTAATCGCAACACAAAAACTATTCCAGTAATTAAATTAATGTGAGcataaacaatataattaataattattcattttaatgaggaataattttttaattgaaaaaattgttttaacatttttttttttttttgacataaacAAACTCGTCATGAAAGTGATGACACCGGTAATActgcaaataatatttctaatattatgtttcaaaaatacaattttcataaaagcagtaattataaaatttacaaaaattgagtGTAAAGAATTTGATAAAACATTTCTTGCTTTCAAGAGTTGCTATTTAAAGGTTTGGAATCGTAATAATGTTGCTTTAAATCTACATGTACGATTGTTAAAAACTCCAGTTAATAATGTAACAGTaagttggtatattattttaaattgtttgtaaaattttaaatgtttaaatcatatttttttaggtTAATGCTGGTATCTATATTAAGACCTCTACACAAAGATATAGTCCATTTATGTATAATACTACATTGAATTTCTGTAGATTTGTCAAAAGTCCAAATCGTTTTATACATTGGAAATTATTGTATAACATTATAAGGGACAATTCAAATGTTAATCATTCTTGTCCTTACAATGTAAGTAAGTGGGTGTGTGCGTatgatgttttaaaaaagtaaatttatagtattttttttcttatctcAAGCATGATTTAATTGTTAGTAATTTTTCGCTTAATTCGAAAATGTTACTACCTGTACCATTACCCACCGGTgattatttaatcaaatttaaggCTGGTATACACAAGGATTTTAAGGGAGAAGTTTCGACTTACTTTAATGTAAAGGAGTAAAATCGTTATAAGTTATATAAGGTAAACAACGGGTAATCAAGTAAagtaattcttaaaaataaaaaaattgtattaattttataatggcTTGTATTACTTTCCGTAAAAATGACTTGTATGACATGTAATCATACGCATAAGTACGTATTTTGCAATTTTGATTTATTACTTCTTTGTATTCCATACAAAGCTTCAAGGGAATTAATCTCTTGATTATATATACCCTATGTGTCTTTCCGTCCATATAAATAagtattgtaatcaaactacagatttgaagataattcaattaaatttggtacatgatcttctattgttccagggacgaaacctattgaaaagatcgttaagatcggtccattatttcaactagccccCAAAGATTTGAATCCCCGattagagcttgtaaaccttgtaatcaaactgcatgtcgcaattttggagataattcaatgaaatttggcacatgatcttttgtGGCACACGaaacctattaaaaatggttaacatcggtccttTATTTCATATAGCTGCAATTTGGTTTATAACTTTTTGTATTCCATACAAAGCTTCGAAAGAATTAATCCCCTAAttctttttatatcctacaccactcatccttatgtctgtctgtttgtcagTCTGTCCATATAAACATTGTTATTAAACTACAGacttgaagataattcaatgaaattgaacatgatcttctattgttccaggGATGAAaccaattgaaaatggttacgaTTAGTCCATTAATACACCTATTGTGTTTGTGCctgtccgtccgtttgtctgtccatgtgaacattgtaatcaaactacaggttttaagataattcaatgaaatttggtacatgatgtTCTTTTGTTCCAGGGACGAAACCAGTTGAAAagggttaagatcggtccattatttccttTAGCcttcatacaactgaacccccgattagggcttgtaaaccttgtaatcaaactacaggtcgcaatttttgaggtaattcaatgaaatttgacacatgatcttttatggtatcgcaaacgaagcctattgaaaatggttaacatcggtccattatttcatacacctgcaattttgatttataacttCTTGTATTCCATACAAAACTTCGAAAGAAATAATCccctaattatttttataccctacacaactttagtAAGGGTATATTGGNNNNNNNNNNNNNNNNNNNNNNNNNNNNNNNNNNNNNNNNNNNNNNNNNNNNNNNNNNNNNNNNNNNNNNNNNNNNNNNNNNNNNNNNNNNNNNNNNNNNtctgaaaatttcattaaaaatttcattaatttttggaccgtataaagtatatatattctggatacttatagatagcggagttgatGAAGCCATGTCCGcctgtttgtctgtccgtctgtctgtatgtttgttgcaaTCAGTTTTTGGAGGACTCGAGATATAGtcaagatccgaatcttcaattattctgttagacatgttttcgggaagatcgctattttatATCACCAAAATCgctccataaataacggagatatgagcaaaaatccaagacaacctctgaaaatttcattaaaaattaagttttttattcatgatcaaacagaaattgcaaaaaacaaaaacaaaataaataatcatacgttaaattttgttattgtactgttgtttataaaaacgaGGCAGAGCGAGAGCGGCAGAgtgagagcagcagagcaaaagtagcagagcgagagcagcactagtgtgttgttattggctagaaatatgaattaAAGTATGTGGAGCccggcttaagttagaagccataaaatggaactttttggtactttttcaaaggatattctattatattgaacatagaaacatgaaattaagtatgtagattaggaattagatgagaacacatcaaaggagattttttggtactttttcgttctacaaaaggtactttttaaattttctataatattgaatctagaaacatgaaagtaagtatgttgagcccgaagtaagtggagtttttgataccgactgtttttttttttaacacatcatggtgaagggtatataagattcggcacagccgaatatatttacttgtttttaaataatttttctattatttaacatttaaacaagtTTATTCCCTTAAACTTAAATACGCTCGAACTTCGGCTTTATAATCATTGTAGGCTGCCACTTTTATAATCACCAAATAATCGCCCGATGGAAaaggaataattttaaacatgctGCTGTCCAAAATAAGATGTTGTACAATAATATCGTGCTTTAAGTATACACATACAGAAATAATACATTAGAAATAATTGTCTTTTATATTAACACAACATGTTTAAAACTTACACTATAGGGGCGATGTGATTAATATTCGAAGctggttttataataaaatacactATTTTCCAGAAAGGATGACgattgggattttttaaaaatttattgtagaGAAATGGACGATAGTTTTGTGTGGAACCTTTAATAAAAACTGCAGCATTAATCTGAAAGAGAATACAATTTAGTGTAAAGAAAACACCTAATACTTATGttcatataaatgtaaaaaaactctTACGGAAACATTAGGCACTGGCACCTGATGCAATCTAACGTGGATATTAAGAGCAACTTTATCGCGTGCTACTACCTTTAAGTAGCATTTTGGTATATCAGCAAATGGTTTGTCAAATTCAAAACATTGAAACTTTGTAATTTTCACCGTAAGTGTGCACGTCATATgaagaaaaatcaattttaaaagtaaaatttcaaaaataaattttaaaacttctaattttaacttaatataGGTGGTATGTTGTCAGCGCtaacaatatttcaataaataaatttaattattatttaatttaaacttatgtCATCgaatattaacattatttttattattattattattcaattttgttttgttatcttaattagttaatttgaggggcatttcaaatatttttgaacagATTTTGTAGCTTATACAAATGTGGTTAAGacacaataaataaacattaattagataaatatttaagaaaataacgatgtaaaatttaacgattttttaaaaaagtaattttgaatttagaaattttaaagaaattaaagatcCGTATTTACATGAAGAAGATGTCTACCGAATGTCATCAAAGTCGAAAGTATGTTAGTTGGTTTggaaggaggatgtatacacatcaaatccggagaaatacacctaggcctctatctagatcagttctagttcagttctagttcagttctagtccagttctagttcagttctagtccagttctagttgagttctagttcagttctggttcagttctagttcagttctagttcagttctagttcagttctagttcagttctagttcagttctagttcagttctagNNNNNNNNNNNNNNNNNNNNNNNNNNNNNNNNNNNNNNNNNNNNNNNNNNNNNNNNNNNNNNNNNNNNNNNNNNNNNNNNNNNNNNNNNNNNNNNNNNNNggatgaaaaagaccaccgtgagataaggccgacacggcaggtgctcacgttaaaactctcaacagtctgtctgtctgtgtgtttattgaaatcagtttttagaggaccccagattagcaaaatcggtcggtaaataacggagatatgaacaaaaatccaagacaacctctgaaaatttcatcaaaaaatttcatattttttcatgctttggttaataagcaacaacaacactgtatattagaaaaggaTGTACGCGTGTGTGTAGgttatttggtttttcagctgtgtatttcgttttgtatgtttggacgttgttgctgttgtttattgcgctgtttattttgtttttgtttttctgtgtttttcaatatgtatgtttagatgtctgttggtttagatgccttgtgtattttattttttatttagcttgttgctgtttattttgtttagcttttggcataatattaatgtagtcgggaaaaaatttataaaacttatatgtttaaaatatactatggtgaagggtatataagatttggcacagccgaatatagcactcttacttgttctatcTATAATGAATGGGAAATGACTTCAAATGCAGAGTAATGATAGTGAAAAGCTGGAATACTTCCTATTCCGTAGTCACGTTATATCTCTCAGACAAGAGAAAGGCGCagagtaaaaatatattactgacaggatttattattttttgttatagatGCGTCACATAAGAATGAATCACTGCATTTCTCTGGCTTAGACACACTGCACATTGTCTCCTTTAAGTAAACTTTGCATAAAGTAAATATGTAGAAATTATTGTACCccccaccaccatcagtggtgatagagggtatatataactttgtcattccgtgtgtaacaccaagaaatattcatctaagacccaacaaagtatatatattctgggtccttatcaaactctgagtcgatctagctatgtccgtctgtccgtgtaaaacacgctcacgttaaaacgaagcaatagaatttaaccaaattcacctaaaatgttcttagttttcctaagttgtttggtattgaaaatgggcaaaatcggttcacatcgggaaaagttatgaatcaaaatttgaaacaacctcgaaaaaacaagcattttttacacattctgatgtaattttctcgaaaactatgcaagataattccataaaaatcggcacacattcgtttctacacaagagtttaatctctgcgtaaaatcgctagaatcggtccacaatttcatatacctcccatacaaaagtacaaattcccggaaatttggttttttgttaataacttccgtcgtaatatcgatatcttcacaaaattttagaaattaaaattttatgataatagaatttatacaaagGAAATTCTTTTTgaataggtccataattggtcatagctcccatacaaggtcccctaccgaaaatcagttaaacccgcataactcattagtaaattaagatatcgacataaaatttggtacaagtattgcttttatatacagaaatattacaatgaaagctttcttggatcggtccataattggtcatagctcccataccaattaaaatcagttaaacccgcataactcattagtaaatcaagatatcgatataaaatttggtactagtatcgcttttatatacagaaatattacaatgaaagattttttcgatcggtccatatttggtcatagctcccatacaaggtcccctcccgaaaatcacctaaaagcacataattcattagtaaattaagatatccatataaaatttgttgcaggcattgttctcacataaaggaatactaccacgaaatctttttccgatcggtccataattggtcatagctcccatattagttctccttccgaaaaacacttaaacacgtacaaatcattacttaattaagatatccatacacaatttggtacaagtattgatcatatacaaaaaatattactaagaaatttttttccatcggtctataactggtcatagctcccatacaaggtcttctcccgaaaataactaaaacgcacataactcattactaaattaaaatatccatataaagtttggcacaagtgttgcttaTATATagtgaaataatattgtgaaatgtttttccgatcgatCCAAAATTGATCATAGCTTCTGTTCAAGATCCCTTtttgaaaaacacacatacaaggttcccttccgaaaatcagaaaaaaacgcacataactcataaccaaatattgatatccatacatttggcaaaaatatttttcttatatacataaattcactataaatttgttttacgaTTGGTCCAAATTTGGTcaaagctctcatactaggtccagaaaatcacttagattcacgtAATtttttaccaagtaatgatatagatacagaattctgaaattttgtctttatatacataattggatattacttccatacaaagtccttttacgaaaatctcctaaacgcacattacttattaccaaataaagctattgatgcataatttggcaaaaatattagttttgtatacaaaaaatctatttcaagattttttcacgatcggttcataacacGGGTGCCATTGGTCCCATAAaagttccctttagaaaatcacttaaacacacattaattataccctacaccactatagtggggagggtattatacttttgtgctgatgtttgtaacatacaaaaatattggtccaatacccaccttaaagtataccgatcgattcaatagatttaactttttggattttttctattaaagacatgagaaaacttatttttacaaatatttgatcaattagaaaattagtaacataaaagtagctggtggagggtatttaagattcggcacagccgaatatagcactctaacttgttttcgTTATAATAATGAACATGATTTGAACagtaatattttatgttaattgcCACTAAATGTCCAATGAAAATGTTTCCATTGTTTTGATGCAATATTTATGTTGATAACATAATTAAGTATCAATTGAAAACATCAAATCTGGAAATGTACACCAGAATGAATTTATGTTAAATCatataatatgtttatgtataaatagTATGTAGTTACTGTTGACTTCAAAGGCCCAATAGTTCAGAGGGGGTGTCCCGAactgcttatttaacaaagcactTAAGGTTATCCATAGCCAACAGCTACCCTAGCTATGTAACATGTTCATGTCCTACAAGCAAGTCAATCGTCACTACATATATTACAAACAGGCAGATACCAAACTAGTCTAAAGTTGCCAATGCatggtaatgaaaatttttaagtgttGGCTCTATAGCAGCGAATCGCAATGAGCCATCAAAAGAGCACTCCTGTACTCTTTTGTTACGcgtcccagcagttcgacgggacagtcccgaattgaccacttaacctaccattTGTGGTGTCCTATAGTAActgaccattttaacatgggcttgtcctacgaggaagtcaatcgtcactctacaccctacaaagagacagtaatgagacgattgcctccgctctcgcttgcaaaggggacactaaagtgacgactgtcttcattcttgaTTAAAAAGAgattatttgtgacgaaagaccaaaaacatacgaataggagtcagccaggtggtaagatataagtggaactaaaatttaaaaatttcaagtgtctactctctagaatactatgggacaataatgtggcGGTTGACCCacaagatataaatttgagtcaaccagatggtagcatattagtagaaagtaataatcatttctcatAACTACTTCGGCTGTAAATGGCGACTGTCTTCACTCTCGCATACAGTAAAAGTAATCACATTCTAGACTATCGTCTAGACTCTAGAGCCAACCGTTTGGTTAGGCTTTAGGAGAAGTTACTGTTTTTATCGAGTGAagattcaaaaacaaaaaagatgaGAGAGAAAATAATTGTCTCCCTATAAAGCTCAGTCGAAGAAGTGACTACTTCCCTTAAAAAAACCTAATAAATCAAGACCCGCAATATCACCTATTTCACCATCGAACCTATTTCTTAGCCATTTCAGCCTGCTTCTGATTCTGCATCTTAGAACAATAGCAAATTATATGCTCAATCGACTCATATTCCCATAACCTGCAATAATCCGATACATTGCTTGTCCACTTACTGACAAAGGCGCTAACTTATCAGTGCTTCATTAGCACCACCTATTGGTTACAGCGTCTTTGATACTTTGCAATACATTCTACTATTCCAAGACTGGTTTATGCTGTCACGGAATCTTACGAATATCAGATTGACAAATGGATGATTTTACCACCCTTTCCCGAGCTCTGTTCATCCGCAACTCAAGCGAATGACAAACACTCTCATAATGTCCCTAAGGATATTTCTTCAATCTAGCCACCACACCCGTTACAAATGTTCTATACGTGACAGGTATAGAAAGATGTCCAGGCCGCCTGTGTAGAGCTTCTAATGACACCTGTAATACCCAATGGAGCCACACCTTTGAGCtttgttgataatttttttaagactttCCTTTTTCAAGGCCTCCCTTGAAAGTTAGAATAGGCAGGACAACCGATTTATCTATTTCTCTTAGGGCGgctttcttactcctcagttcaactaggtttaacttgctgttagattaaattcggaacaaatttaggcagactttaaccgatgattgtgtttttcagttttagatttaagcgcagttaactttgttagtattgcaaacttttcactcaaaaacataaacaatgaacagctgttttttgcaaaaaatacttttgtaaaatggaaaattttggaaaaatataaaataaacatataaaacaataataaataaaacaaaacaaatcagaaaattgcaatttacttaaaatattatatttttgttcttccgaaatcattgtttcatcgtttttgttaattgagttttttttttcacttataacttgagtttaattgcccaattacactcagttaaactaagataataagtaactttactcataactgaaaaacacgaaacatatattaaaccatgtttaaccaaagaatgaagattatatttatcagaaaaactcgcccttagatTCATAAATACTGTCATGTAAATGTCGGTTCTTTCGggagaataaaaaattaatacaattttcgtAATTAAACATTCTTAAAACGTTAAAAGAACCTTAAACTTTATTGAATCGTCAACATTGAAATATCAAATATACGCAATATTAATGGAAAacggttgtttttttttttgtaaaacgagtggaaacaaaattgttaagttcaaccaatattgataaaaaaaattacagtagGCCAGGGAGTTATACTATTTTCCTGAACAGTGAATGCGTTTAGAACAAGAATCTGTTTTGAAATTTGCCAAACGCCTTTCAACTTTTGAGATACGAATAAAAACAGTCTTATAATCACTTAGTTGAATCTCATCCGACTTTAAGTTTTTCAACggattttgaaagaaaaagctGGGCCCTTAAATTatgatatatttatatgtttaaataacacAGAGAAATATATGATTGTGTATTTTACCAGAAAACTTTTCAGATATTGCTAAAAGAAAAACTAGTTTACTAAATGTTACTCCAAGATTTGCTTTAATGACGATATGTTAAAAGACTGTTTCCACCGCGGAGCCATCctaaaacaatatcaaaatcggtaacaaaagttttttatgtgACTTCGACTTCTAGCGGAAgtatttttactataaatttacAACAGAGGTATGAtgtattttaacatttcaatcAGTGAGTGTAAACAAATAACGTAACACGTACGATTCATATTAAATAGATCTGataaaaatttagttcaaaATGGATGTCATTAacatttgcaataaaataatttactaaaataatgaCATCAATATTTATgcgtttaaacaaacaaaaacacataaactgccttatttcaatttcattttaatggGGTTCATAAAATTAACACCTTTTCGTGGATTTTTTGTCAAAGAAAATTGTATGTACTTACACATATCTATATAACCTAAATTAtagttaattttgaaatctctaCAGTCTGTTGATTTTAACTTTGTTTAATACAAACGATTTAACTGTATGACAATTACTTTGGAAGTATTTTTGTTGAAGTAACGCCAAAATCATGtacatagtttatttattttgaagtttttttatataaaaatcaacttCAAAACTAACGTAAAGGgcgtttaaaatataaatttttctaacaagTTATTCTTTGTTAACAATTGTTGTGAAAATAACTATATATTTGTACCATATTTATGTTGGTGTGTAAATTGATTGGTTTAAAGAAACATTCATATGAAGTTACCTCAGTGAAGAATGAGGGTAACATTGAGAGCTTTTCTCGTCATTCTGTTAAGAGCTCTAAAATATCTCTCAATATTAAAAGTCGGTTTTATTTATGCaacgattttgttttgttttatttctgaaaattcttaaaatttacattCATATTTAACATCTGGcatcttaaaaaaaagtacaaaagttCATATAATGTTATGCCAGAAAGGAAACCTTCCCGATtagatagaaatattttaaatcagtcGGTACTTTAAACTCTTTTTACAATGGAGGCTGTGTGAATAAAACGCGGTCATTGAGCCGAGTCTATATCGAGtcaatttaacacaattttttataccctactacaccactatagtggggagggtattatacgtttgtgctgatgtttgtaacatacaaaaatattggtccaataccaaccttaaagtataccgatcgattcagaatcattttttgagtcgattaagacatgtccgtccgtccgtctgtccggctggctggctgtccatgtaaaccttgtgcgcaaggtacaggccgcaattttcaagataatttgatgaaatttggaccaagcatgttttttggcacaaggacgaagcctattgaaaatggtttaattcggtccattatttcacctagcccccatacaaccgtacctcccgatttgaactttttatgctataattacgtcaaatattctgctatctctctaaaaattagcacaaataagttttatataagtataaatgatactgcagattttcgtaaggatcggcctatatttgaccctagcccccatacaaaccacccttcaaaaaatgacttaaacgtctaaaattgacttgtaatcatttgtatcgcaatgaaactcaacaaaacaaactgttatttagaaatatatccttttcccaaatttaccgaggatcggcccatattggcctatataaagccttatttagaaattttagttttttatcaataaatggcttaaatattttggaattatggtaatattcaacataaaagtttctttacaaaaaataaaaattttgtaaaagtaaaaattgtaaaaatatactcatggtgtagggtatcatatggtcggccatgcccgactatactttcctacttgtttttactaaattacgatataaatacaaaatttgactgaaatatagcttttgtgtaaagaaatttagcttaaagaatcttttacgatTTGTCTATAATTGGCTATATCTCCCATACAATtccagcccctaaaaacgctttaaccgTGAGAAAACTCATATCTacaattatttgattaattagaaaagtattaatataaacgTAGTTGATGGAGGGTAtgtaagattcgacacagccgaatatgtcagttagttagttagttagttagttagttagttagtttgaaaggaggatgtatacacatcaaatccgaagaaatacacctaggcctcaatcgggcctgttgtgtgctccTCATTGTTGAATACgaaatagatttatttaaataattagtaaaaaagttaaaattaataaaataataacgacGTTGTATTGACTGCTGCTgtcttagttttataattttgtaaaaagtttttgcaaTAGGTTTCATATATTCAgactggtagaccggaggtggtggttTTGATTCCCACCTAAAGAACTGGTTAAGAAGTGCACAACAGGTCCCATTATGGattttaaactaactaaatatgTTAATATCACAAATACGTTTACCTATATAACTCTAAGAAGAACTTTCccttagaaaatttaaaaatctttgtcAGGATGCATTAATTTAGTCGTTTGCgaaagtaattaaattaaaataaaaatgttataaaaatatttcgtaaataaaatttttaaatattttgttttaaaaatttcgcaaaaaatattgcata
Proteins encoded:
- the LOC111683196 gene encoding uncharacterized protein LOC111683196; amino-acid sequence: MTCTLTVKITKFQCFEFDKPFADIPKCYLKVVARDKVALNIHVRLHQVPVPNVSINAAVFIKGSTQNYRPFLYNKFLKNPNRHPFWKIVYFIIKPASNINHIAPLKHDIIVQHLILDSSMFKIIPFPSGDYLVIIKVAAYNDYKAEVRAYLSLRE
- the LOC124420033 gene encoding uncharacterized protein LOC124420033; this translates as VIIKFTKIECKEFDKTFLAFKSCYLKVWNRNNVALNLHVRLLKTPVNNVTVNAGIYIKTSTQRYSPFMYNTTLNFCRFVKSPNRFIHWKLLYNIIRDNSNVNHSCPYNHDLIVSNFSLNSKMLLPVPLPTGDYLIKFKAGIHKDFKGEVSTYFNVKE